Proteins from a single region of Hypomesus transpacificus isolate Combined female chromosome 9, fHypTra1, whole genome shotgun sequence:
- the LOC124470614 gene encoding uncharacterized protein LOC124470614 isoform X2, whose product MPRKIKIGTSRRLGRDNGEKKTETNDQSLVSMEDEGINVMANAALRKTEPISQDFVQLIASQSENPELDTTKTKRKLGSTRRVRERQDVNELWLEEACGNKIEVFNDAAPSEAVNSELHQNASLSIEPYSHREPAEKHFPSSLKETKSNPPYLQILLDKNTAQSSNSADLAHSANTHAIVDSDRTTVKEEEQKMEHHWQRLQEDMLYESPIKLEKEESNMIKAESPVDRGYESSLKYDTLTQEHLDQSDCSLLGKFTLSDHTENTVSLSQIPSELLHQSEDVLRFCHQVTGPCDENEILHLTDDFTDETQSMVNLEDIDADFNKQADLTFDEPIILNPDDIYLSGQVSQEPMNQKHTECTFADLSDTRNTSTNQTREKPTERNELYGNEKEERHEGFLVEDMSPHYMKRPHGQKEDIDPFSQISQAEISGRIQDSGTGYFASKVASLQTLQTDSYLCHQETTTAEPQPVAGRRKMGSTRRPCRDFIVGENTEDWDKEEHIDGENNRNVMVGEGEVCQGEDRDTKVELSDGENGDKIIGEDVLTRSVTEGFDYSGNVSENQFNIFHEHDSKTSLIRDIRQPEDVLLAGADDAVLQCIYEFTDSSQTSSQDADVPAPSQSDDRLNLNVIVSDGQHNPAPNEDTLPQLREILSYSQFPPLLGRAEENVNLEPNGTKRKSKMGSTRGNPKSWHDEEHTREGDKQDTTVPEVKDSVNIDTTPSIENIDLMEYTETIREVERGGQLRGGTDTEDKDLEVIDLHQSNSKITSEEGNDNTLPKQHVSEFNNEDPIRSKKNEILKERERQDIFHGHNEETTTTEVESQSNETQATTCADKDVEYDDAVEVTMDNALMTETWTNKEEIEDPTNYPFTVEERVKQSVDPLKLKKVAKILTVSHEDTHEEAIPISDACTENISYQLDEAKILPINVHDVHVSEQSLDVNVADNYLSQTENAKDSSSQKLPVDSSLCNEETPCMNSKAAKKKRKMGSTRRPCRDLIVGENTEDWEKKEHIDGENNKDVLVGEGEVCHGEDRDTKVELGDGENGDKSIGADILTRSVTEENVSENQFKVFQSESKASPIGDITQPEDVLLTGGVNAAQYMYEFPDSRQTLSQYADRAMSFQSDDKPSTYSIVSDGQHNPTPYEKKHHQLTENLSSSQFPELLERAKEEVNVELNTSRRRKKVGSTRANPKSRHEEEHTGEGEKEGATVPKTIPEVENIVKTGTTLRTENIEFRESAETLTEEEREGQLRLVSDAKDKGLNVRELHKTDDTIYKEIEDSPHDLYTAQEKIKPLEDTMMVEDPHHVLESDIVNYQCSQSKDVETTPRESSHRLLSDSSLCHVGSPPTINTGKKRKMGSTRKNLHGTHEEIHYNRKLKGDLTEPEDGSIGEQYKERENDKATERKFCHSTSIQEQEQTKNDSLEIVGMADNSQSKNDFGSFKKPSGVSVQLGQFEDMLSHKPAGDEDLSPSHSECRANIKDPIQDLNIDPKATGKRTKNVSSLSNSREKQDEYLRQEKQEEDTKVKELATNDDHVVQNSDPLNKSHQLEDFSNANNDVENPQGKRKKMGSRRHGHGEFNNGNNRNEHWPGSTESNNDDMLHLDNQTEDKGTEKVVTLDFEGNKTLLCRDGPIIRQEVGSADCSGKTLPEQLEPTPYVGAGNTRSSAEQVEKTCEGEEVKKRIQTRQHQDTSTNRVPGQSRYNIVMVGNSNVGKTSFLKQFRSGEFCSNICASIGIDTCTQSVIVDGKAVMLQLWDTAGQERFRSITRQVFHKAQAFLLMYDITSSQSFSDVRYWVTSIQDNAIDEVIIILLGNKNDCAKRQVEPHEAESLAKEYNIYFMECSAATGDNVQQSMEIVARLMKQKVDEAEEGSMVLHKEPPVKKSGSCC is encoded by the exons ATGCCTAGAAAAATTAAAATTGGTACATCACGAAGGTTGGGGAGGGATAATGGTGAAAAGAAAACCGAGACAAATGATCAGTCTCTTGTGTCGATGGAGGACGAAGGGATAAATGTTATGGCTAACGCTGCATTGAGGAAAACGGAGCCCATCTCACAGGACTTTGTTCAGTTAATAGCTTCACAATCTGAAAATCCAGAATTGGAtaccacaaaaacaaaaaggaaacTTGGATCTACCCGTAGAGTTAGAGAAAGGCAGGATGTAAATGAGTTGTGGTTAGAAGAAGCATGTGGAAATAAAATAGAAGTATTCAATGATGCTGCACCCAGTGAGGCTGTGAACAGTGAATTGCATCAAAATGCTTCTCTATCAATTGAACCATATTCTCATCGGGAACCAGCAGAAAAGCATTTCCCATCTTCTCTTAAGGAGACAAAAAGTAACCCTCCATATTTACAAATTCTGCTAGACAAAAATACTGCTCAGTCAAGTAACTCTGCGGACTTGGCACACTCTGCAAACACTCATGCAATTGTAGACAGTGATAGAACGACAGTaaaagaggaagagcagaaaATGGAGCATCATTGGCAGAGGCTACAGGAGGATATGTTGTATGAGTCACCCATCAAACTAGAGAAGGAGGAGTCAAACATGATCAAAGCAGAGAGCCCTGTTGACAGAGGATATGAAAGCAGCTTGAAGTATGACACTCTTACCCAAGAACATTTGGACCAATCTGATTGCTCCTTACTTGGCAAGTTTACACTTTCAGatcacacagagaacacagtgtCTCTTTCTCAAATCCCTTCTGAACTGTTGCATCAGTCAGAGGACGTTTTGAGATTTTGTCACCAAGTGACTGGACCATGTGATGAAAATGAAATACTGCACTTAACAGATGATTTCACTGACGAGACCCAGTCTATGGTTAATCTTGAGGATATTGACGCCGACTTCAACAAACAGGCTGATCTGACTTTTGATGAGCCGATCATATTAAACCCTGATGATATTTATCTCTCAGGACAAGTTAGCCAGGAACCAATGAACCAGAAACATACGGAGTGCACGTTTGCAGATCTGAGTGACACAAGGAACACATCTACAAACCAGACAAGAGAAAAACCAACTGAACGTAACGAATTGTATGGGAATGAGAAGGAAGAAAGACATGAGGGTTTTTTGGTGGAGGACATGTCACCACATTATATGAAGAGACCACATGGGCAAAAGGAAGACATTGACCCCTTTTCACAGATCTCACAAGCAGAGATTTCTGGGAGGATTCAGGATTCAGGCACTGGATATTTTGCAAGTAAGGTTGCCTCTTTACAAACTCTCCAAACAGATAGTTATTTGTGTCATCAAGAAACTACTACAGCAGAACCCCAACCAGTAGCAGGAAGGAGAAAGATGGGGTCCACTCGCAGGCCTTGTAGAGATTTTATTGTGGGTGAGAACACAGAAGATTGGGATAAGGAAGAACACATTGATGGTGAAAATAACAGAAATGTCATGGTGGGCGAAGGAGAAGTTTGTCAAGGGGAAGACAGAGACACGAAAGTAGAACTCAGTGATGGTGAAAATGGGGACAAAATTATAGGGGAGGATGTCTTGACTAGAAGCGTCACTGAGGGATTTGACTACTCAGGAAATGTGAGTGAAAATCAGTTCAACATCTTTCATGAACATGATTCAAAGACGAGCCTTATTAGAGACATTAGACAGCCAGAGGACGTATTGTTGGCTGGTGCTGATGATGCTGTGCTTCAATGTATTTATGAGTTCACTGACAGCAGCCAGACATCAAGTCAAGATGCGGACGTTCCTGCCCCCTCCCAGTCAGATGACAGACTGAATTTAAATGTTATTGTCTCTGATGGGCAACATAACCCAGCACCCAATGAAGACACACTCCCTCAATTAAGAGAGATTCTCAGCTACTCTCAGTTTCCACCATTActggggagagcagaggaaaatGTCAACTTAGAACCCAATGgcacaaaaagaaaaagtaagATGGGCTCCACTCGTGGGAATCCTAAAAGTTGGCATGATGAGGAACACACAAGAGAAGGGGATAAACAAGATACAACAGTCCCTGAGGTGAAAGACAGTGTCAACATAGATACCACTCCGAGTATAGAAAATATAGACTTGATGGAATACACAGAAACCATCAGAGAGGTGGAAAGAGGAGGTCAGTTGAGAGGTGGGACTGATACTGAGGACAAAGATTTGGAAGTCATAGATCTGCACCAATCAAATAGCAAGATAACCTCTGAAGAGGGCAATGATAATACTTTGCCCAAGCAACATGTGTCAGAATTCAATAACGAGGATCCCATAAGAtccaaaaaaaatgaaatcttgaaagagagagagagacaggatattTTTCATGGCCATAACGAAGAAACTACAACTACTGAAGTTGAATCTCAAAGCAACGAAACACAAGCAACCACATGTGCAGACAAAGATGTGGAATATGATGATGCAGTTGAAGTGACCATGGATAATGCCCTCATGACAGAGACTTGGACAAATAAGGAAGAAATAGAGGACCCAACAAATTACCCATTCACTGTGGAAGAGAGAGTTAAGCAGTCAGTGGATCCATTGAAGTTGAAGAAAGTAGCAAAAATATTAACAGTTTCACACGAAGACACACATGAAGAAGCCATTCCTATATCTGATGCGTGTACTGAAAATATCTCGTATCAACTTGATGAAGCCAAAATATTACCAATAAATGTTCATGATGTGCATGTATCAGAACAAAGTCTGGATGTAAATGTAGCTGATAACTATTTGAGCCAGACAGAAAATGCTAAGGATTCTTCTTCCCAGAAACTTCCCGTAGATAGCTCTCTCTGTAATGAAGAAACACCTTGCATGAACTCCAAAGctgcaaaaaagaaaagaaagatggGGTCCACTCGCAGGCCTTGTAGAGATCTAATTGTGGGTGAAAACACAGAAGACTGGGAGAAGAAAGAACACATTGATGGTGAAAATAACAAAGATGTCTTGGTGGGCGAAGGAGAAGTTTGTCATGGggaagacagagacacaaaagTAGAACTCGGTGATGGTGAAAATGGGGACAAAAGTATAGGGGCGGATATCTTGACTAGAAGCGTCACTGAAGAAAATGTGAGTGAAAATCAGTTTAAGGTGTTTCAGAGTGAATCAAAGGCAAGCCCTATTGGTGACATAACACAGCCAGAGGATGTATTGTTGACTGGTGGTGTTAATGCTGCCCAATATATGTATGAGTTccctgacagcagacagacactAAGTCAGTATGCTGATCGTGCAATGTCATTCCAGTCAGATGACAAACCAAGCACTTATTCTATCGTCTCTGATGGGCAACATAACCCAACTCCCTATGAAAAAAAACACCATCAATTAACAGAGAATCTCAGCTCCTCTCAGTTTCCAGAGTTACTGGAGAGAGCTAAGGAAGAAGTTAACGTAGAACTCAACACCTCACGGAGGAGGAAAAAGGTGGGCTCCACTCGTGCAAATCCTAAAAGTAGGCATGAGGAGGAACACacaggagaaggggagaaagagggtgcAACAGTTCCAAAGACTATACCTGAGGTGGAGAACATTGTCAAAACAGGAACCACTTTGAGGACAGAAAACATTGAATTTAGAGAATCTGCAGAAACCcttacagaggaagagagagagggtcaatTGAGATTAGTGTCTGATGCCAAGGACAAAGGTTTGAATGTCAGAGAACTACACAAAACAGATGACACAATTTATAAGGAAATAGAGGACTCACCACATGACTTATACACTGCTCAAGAAAAAATTAAACCGCTTGAAGATACAATGATGGTAGAGGACCCACACCATGTATTGGAATCAGATATAGTGAATTACCAATGTAGTCAGTCAAAGGATGTCGAAACGACTCCAAGGGAATCTTCACACAGACTCCTCTCAGACAGTTCTTTGTGTCATGTAGGAAGTCCTCCCACAATCAAcacagggaaaaaaagaaagatgggtTCAACTCGCAAGAATCTACATGGGACACATGAAGAAATACATTACAATAGGAAACTAAAGGGAGAtttgactgagcctgaggatgGTTCCATTGGAGAACaatacaaagaaagagagaatgacaaaGCTACAGAACGCAAGTTCTGTCACAGTACTTCAATTCAAGAGCAAGAGCAAACCAAAAATGACAGTTTAGAAATAGTTGGAATGGCGGataacagccaatcaaaaaatgATTTTGGGAGTTTTAAAAAACCATCTGGGGTGTCAGTTCAGTTGGGGCAATTTGAAGACATGTTATCTCATAAACCTGCTGGTGATGAAGACCTTTCACCAAGTCACTCAGAATGTCGAGCAAACATAAAGGATCCAATCCAAGATTTAAACATTGACCCCAAGGCCACAGGAAAGAGAACCAAAAATGTCTCCTCTCTTAGCAATTCGAGAGAAAAACAAGATGAATATCTGAGacaagagaaacaggaagaggacacCAAAGTGAAAGAGTTAGCAACAAATGATGATCATGTTGTTCAGAACTCTGACCCCTTAAACAAATCCCACCAATTAGAGGATTTCTCTAATGCCAACAACGATGTTGAGAATCCacaaggaaaaagaaaaaagatggGTTCTCGACGTCATGGCCATGGTGAGTTCAACAATGGAAATAACAGAAATGAACATTGGCCTGGTTCCACCGAAAGTAACAATGATGACATGTTACATCTGGATAATCAAACAGAAGATAAAGGCACAGAGAAG GTTGTTACTTTAGATTTTGAAGGAAACAAGACACTCTTATGCCGTGATGGTCCTATAATCAGGCAGGAAGTGGGGTCTGCAGATTGTTCTGG TAAAACACTGCCTGAACAACTGGAGCCAACACCATATGTAGGTGCTGGAAATACAAGGAGCTCTGCAGAGCAAGTGGAGAAGACCTGTGAAGGAGAGGAAGTTAAGAAGAGAATACAGACAAGACAACATCAGG ACACTAGCACAAACCGTGTCCCTGGGCAAAGCCGCTACAACATAGTGATGGTTGGAAACAGCAATGTAGGCAAGACTTCTTTCTTGAAGCAGTTCCGAAGTGGGGAGTTTTGTTCAAACATATGTGCATCAATTG GCATCGATACATGTACACAGTCTGTGATAGTGGATGGGAAAGCAGTGATGTTACAGTTATGGGATACTGCAGGTCAGGAAAG GTTTCGCAGCATCACAAGACAGGTATTTCACAAAGCTCAGGCATTCCTGTTGAtgtatgacatcacttcctctcaAAGCTTCAGTGATGTCCGCTACTGGGTCACGTCTATCCAG GACAATGCTATAGATGAAGTCATCATTATCCTGCTTGGAAACAAGAATGATTGTGCCAAGCGTCAGGTTGAGCCACATGAAGCGGAAAGTCTGGCCAAG GAATACAACATTTACTTCATGGAGTGTAGTGCCGCCACAGGGGACAATGTGCAGCAATCCATGGAAATTGTGGCAAG GTTAATGAAGCAGAAAGTCGACGAGGCTGAAGAAGGAAGTATGGTGTTGCACAAAGAGCCTCCAGTGAAGAAATCTGGAAGCTGTTGCTAA